In the genome of Dermatobacter hominis, the window GCGCTCCTGTGGGAGGAGTCGAGCGCCGCCGCCCTCGCGGCCCGGCTGCTCGGTGAGCTGCTGCCCGGGCCGACCGAGGACGCCGGCGTCGACGAGCGCGTGCTGGCCGAGGCGTGGGCGCTGACGAGCAACGTCGCGGTGTGGGGCCAGCGACCCGTCGAGCGGCGTGCCGACATCGACGAGGGGCTGGACAGGGCGGTCGAGCTCGCCCGCGCCGAACGGACGCCGTCGACGCTGCTGGTGACCCTGCGATCACGCGTGCCGTGGGACCTCCTCGTCGGCCGGCCGGAGGTCGCGGCGGTCTCGGCAGAGGAGGGGCTCGCGCTGGCGCGAGGGGCCAAGGACCCGTGGTGGGAGTGCCAGTTCCTCGGCCTGGCCGCGGCGGCGACGGTGATGGCGGGCGACACGCGGCGGGCCCGCGAGCTGGCCGTGGAGGGCCGCGACCTCGCCCTCCTCGAAGGTGACACCGCGCAGTTGCTGCGCCTCTCCCACATCCTCCTGGGGACCGGTGGGGTCGAGGCGTCGGCGGTCCCCGCCCCGATGACCGAGGAGGAGCTGGTGGTGCTGGCCCGACGGGTGGGCGACCCGCACGCCGAGGGGATGCTGCAGGTCGGAGCCGCCGTCCGCGGCGCGTTCGCAGGGGAGCTCTCGATCGCCGCGGAGCACCTCCACCTCGCGCTCGACGTCGGACGGCGGCACGGGCTCTGGTACATCGAGGAACTGGCCCTCGTGGCCACGGTGCTCGTCGCGACCCTGGCCGGCCGCGCCGACGATGCGGCCCGGCTCCACGGCGGCCTGCACGACGTGCTGCCGGGCCTCGAGCGGGGCATCCCGCCCGAGACGATGCAGCTCTACGGGTTCGCGCTCGACCGGGCCCGAGCCGTGGTCGGCGACGCGGCGTTCGACGCCGCCGTCGCCCGTGGCCGCCTGCTCGACTGGGAGGAGGCCACCTCGCTCGCCGCTGCGCTGTGCGACGAGGTCCGGGTCGGTCCCGAGGTCGTCGCGCCGGCCGACGCGCCGCTCACGGCCCGACAGGTCTCGGTCACGGAGCTGATGGCGACAGGCCGCACCAACAAGGAGATCGCGGCCGAGCTGGGCCTGCGCCCCAAGACGGTGATGCACCACACGTCGGAGATCTACCGGCGCCTGGGCGTGCGCAACCGGACCGAGGCGGTGGCCGAGGCCCGTCGCCTGGGCCTGCTGCGACCGTCCCCGTGAGCCGGCCGGGCGGCCCGGCCCGCGGGGACGGCCACCGGCGAGAGCGGACGCACGGGTCCCTGGGACCCGTGCCGAGCCGCCTATGACATCGCCTCGTGCGCGAGGTCGCTGATCCGCTGGTCCGCGGCACGGATGACGCTCGAGCGGTCCTTGTGACCGGCCTCGAAGCTGCGGATCGCCCGCACGTCCTCCGCGTCGTCCAGTCGTGCGATCGCCGCGATGATCTTCGAGGCGGTCAGGTTCTCGTACCGTGCGATCGGCAGCTCCTTGGCCGAGAGGACACCGAGGTCGGCACGAGTGCGGTGCAGCGCGGTCACCGCGCCGTCGTCGTCGAGCTCGGCGGCCTGCTCCTCGGCGCTGCGCAGGAGGGTGTCCCGTCCGGCGACGATGCTCTGCTGCGCGACGTCCCGGGTGCGGCCGAGGCGCTCACCCACCCGATCGGTGATGCGGTCGGCGACCGCGATGCTGCGGTTGATGCCGGCCACCACCGCACGCGACGGCAACGTGGCCACGCGCTGCCCGACGGCGGCGGTCGCCTGCAGCGGGGTCGGCTGGAGCGCGGACGGACCGCC includes:
- a CDS encoding LuxR C-terminal-related transcriptional regulator, with translation MHEPGSHRDAHVPAWPALIGRDEAVEHVGRLVRRPDVRLVTVTGRSGVGKSALASAVARVITAEDGLGIVRAQVDRHTPTSGAEELRAALSLATDGPAGPVPTGRRRVVLLDGVEAVAEAARLVAGALADDEGLTVLATSIVPLSLPDEHEVVLPMLRVPGPDDDTVDAQRDAPAVLLLLTRIAEATGRGDHPLDDVVALARLLDGLPLALELAAARCADLTVGEVRRQVEMLTPVGALLGGADPAVAHHRDLRSTILWTYELLDDEHREALRRLGVFAGSFDRRGVAAVTRHPAECLDVLVTTGLARASAPRSDVERFELVPSVSLVARELLAAEGDLAATEERHAAHLLATAAAAAPELRSARTPEVRRRLLGDLDDIAAAALHLGRAGRREDALRMVVDVALLWEESSAAALAARLLGELLPGPTEDAGVDERVLAEAWALTSNVAVWGQRPVERRADIDEGLDRAVELARAERTPSTLLVTLRSRVPWDLLVGRPEVAAVSAEEGLALARGAKDPWWECQFLGLAAAATVMAGDTRRARELAVEGRDLALLEGDTAQLLRLSHILLGTGGVEASAVPAPMTEEELVVLARRVGDPHAEGMLQVGAAVRGAFAGELSIAAEHLHLALDVGRRHGLWYIEELALVATVLVATLAGRADDAARLHGGLHDVLPGLERGIPPETMQLYGFALDRARAVVGDAAFDAAVARGRLLDWEEATSLAAALCDEVRVGPEVVAPADAPLTARQVSVTELMATGRTNKEIAAELGLRPKTVMHHTSEIYRRLGVRNRTEAVAEARRLGLLRPSP